The DNA window CTGCCGTCCGACATGGAGGCCTATTTCGCCGACAATCTGAAGGAGGCGACCGGCGGCGATCTCGATCGGCCGGTGGTCTTCTATTGCCTCGCGGACTGCTGGATGAGCTGGAATGCCGCCAGGCGCGCGATCGCCTGGGGCTACAAGGCGGTCAGTTGGTATCCGGACGGGACCGACGGCTGGTCCTTCGAGGATCTGCCGCTGGAGCGTCGCAAGCCCGTTCCAAGGCCAGGTGAGCAGCAAAACTGACGATCGGTATCAGCGCTCGGGACTGAAGGCGCGTCGAACAAGTGCCTCAGGTCATCGCAAAGAAGCGGACATGCTTGCTGAAATGCGGATGGCGCAGCCCGAAAAGGTGATGCAGCACGGAATCGACGTCTTCCGGGTAGAAAGGTTTGCGCAAAAAGGCGCAGGCGCCAACTTTCTGCGCGGCCTGATCGAGCGCGTCTGAATATTCTGTCGACATCAGGATCACGTCGGATTTGTTGGCCTCGACCGCAAGCTGCTCGGCGAGTTCCATGCCTGTCATGCCCGGCATGTTGAAATCTGCGAAAACAATCCGGAAGGTCTGGCGGCGGACCGCGTCAAGGGCGCCATGCCCGTCCTCCGCCTCGACGACATTGAGGTTGAAGATGCTGCGGCTGAGCACTTTCAGCACGATCTTGCGCACCGTCGCCGAGTCGTCCACGACCAGAATGTCGAACGGCTTCTTGATGGTGGTGAAGGTATTGAGGACAAGGCCGACATCGAGCTTGCTGAAGGGTTTGGTGAGAAAATCATAGGCGCCGAACGCCTTCAGCAAAGACTCCGAATGGTCTGTGAGCGAGTTCGACATCGAAATGGCAAAGGTGTCGCTCTTCTTCAAATGAAGCGCGCCCATGACTTCCACGCCGCTGATATGCGGCATGTGGATGTCGAGAAACGCGATGTCGAAGGACTCGCTCTCAAGTCGTTCGATCGCTTCGCGGCCGTCGGAGACAAGCGCGAACTCACATTGCACTCCGGTTTCCGTCAGCGCCATTTCCACAAATTTCCTGACCGTCGACGAATCGTCGGCGATCATGACTTTGATCGGTTTGATCTTGGTGATGTTGTTCATCAGCCATGAAACCCTGCGAAAAAATTCAGCGAACCATAAGCACAATGAGCATAAAAAATTCTAAATGGATTTAAATTGAATGGAACTCGCAGAAAAAGGACGGGCGCCGTCTGTGGTCGAGGTGGAATCGAGTGGCCTCAGGCGCCTGTCGGCAGCACCCGGAAGATATCTGACGACGTCAGACAGGCCGAGACCCGGACGCTGCCAAACCCGTCCGCGATTGCCAGGCAGACCCTCGTGCACCGTTGCGTCAGGCGATCGTCTCGGGAAACCGGACCATCAGTTCCTGGCGCTTGGCTTCAATGAAGTCCTCGCCACGCTCTTGATGCGGCGTATCGAGAGCGATCTCCGCAAGCACGTGACTTGGACGCCGGGAAAGCAGCACCAGCCGGTCGGCGAGTTGGATCGCCTCGCGGATATTGTGCGTGACCAGCAGCGTCGTGGTGCGGCGGCCTAGCCAGACCTCCAGGATGAGCGCGCGCAGTTTCTGTGCCGTAGTTTCATCCAGCGACGTCGACGGCTCGTCGAGCAGCAGGAGATTGGGGTCGATCACGAGCGCCCGCGCGATCGAGACGCGGCGGGCGAGACCCAGCGACAACTCGGTCGGAAAGCGCTGCGTCATGTCGGAAATGCCGAGCGCCGCGTAGAGAGAGGCGGGGTCGTTCGCATCGGGCGTCGGCAGAACGAGCCGGACATTCTGGTCCACCGTTCGCCAGGGCAGCAGCCGCGGCTCCTGAAAGACATAACCGATGCGGGTGTCCGCCGGCAGATGAACTTCGCCCTTGTAGGCATGGTCGAGCCCGGCAAGGATGCGCAGCGTTGTCGTCTTGCCGCAGCCGGACGGGCCGATCAGCGCGGTGAAGCTTCCCGGCTGAAGCGCGAGAGACAGACCCTGGACGGCCAACACGGAAGAGCCATCCGCCCCCCGGAACCGCTTTTCGTCGATGTGGATTTCAAACGGTACGGACGCGCCAGCGGTTCGCATGAGCTTCCAGGG is part of the Hartmannibacter diazotrophicus genome and encodes:
- a CDS encoding response regulator, whose product is MNNITKIKPIKVMIADDSSTVRKFVEMALTETGVQCEFALVSDGREAIERLESESFDIAFLDIHMPHISGVEVMGALHLKKSDTFAISMSNSLTDHSESLLKAFGAYDFLTKPFSKLDVGLVLNTFTTIKKPFDILVVDDSATVRKIVLKVLSRSIFNLNVVEAEDGHGALDAVRRQTFRIVFADFNMPGMTGMELAEQLAVEANKSDVILMSTEYSDALDQAAQKVGACAFLRKPFYPEDVDSVLHHLFGLRHPHFSKHVRFFAMT
- a CDS encoding ABC transporter ATP-binding protein; protein product: MLAVQGLSLALQPGSFTALIGPSGCGKTTTLRILAGLDHAYKGEVHLPADTRIGYVFQEPRLLPWRTVDQNVRLVLPTPDANDPASLYAALGISDMTQRFPTELSLGLARRVSIARALVIDPNLLLLDEPSTSLDETTAQKLRALILEVWLGRRTTTLLVTHNIREAIQLADRLVLLSRRPSHVLAEIALDTPHQERGEDFIEAKRQELMVRFPETIA